One Lepus europaeus isolate LE1 chromosome 7, mLepTim1.pri, whole genome shotgun sequence DNA segment encodes these proteins:
- the LOC133763263 gene encoding cytochrome c oxidase assembly factor 4 homolog, mitochondrial isoform X2 — MSSSVPQGHTWVRQVKKEDEEEDPLDQLISRSGCAASHLAVQECMAQHQDWRQCQSQVQAFRDCMSEQQARRHEELQRRKEQASARH, encoded by the coding sequence ATGTCATCCTCTGTGCCTCAAGGTCATACCTGGGTCCGACAAGTGAagaaggaggatgaggaggaggaccCCCTGGATCAGCTAATCTCCCGCTCTGGCTGTGCCGCCTCCCATCTGGCAGTGCAGGAGTGCATGGCCCAGCACCAGGACTGGCGGCAGTGCCAGTCACAGGTGCAGGCCTTCCGGGATTGCATGAGTGAGCAGCAGGCAAGGCGGCATGAGGAGCTgcagagaaggaaagagcagGCCAGTGCTCGCCACTGA
- the LOC133763263 gene encoding cytochrome c oxidase assembly factor 4 homolog, mitochondrial isoform X1, with amino-acid sequence MRERDREKGLPFCCWFTLQWPLQPVHLADPKPGSRLLGMSSSVPQGHTWVRQVKKEDEEEDPLDQLISRSGCAASHLAVQECMAQHQDWRQCQSQVQAFRDCMSEQQARRHEELQRRKEQASARH; translated from the exons atgagagagagagacagagagaaaggtcttcctttttgctgttggttcaccctccaatggccgctgcagccggtgcatctcgctgatccgaagccaggatccag ACTCCTCGGGATGTCATCCTCTGTGCCTCAAGGTCATACCTGGGTCCGACAAGTGAagaaggaggatgaggaggaggaccCCCTGGATCAGCTAATCTCCCGCTCTGGCTGTGCCGCCTCCCATCTGGCAGTGCAGGAGTGCATGGCCCAGCACCAGGACTGGCGGCAGTGCCAGTCACAGGTGCAGGCCTTCCGGGATTGCATGAGTGAGCAGCAGGCAAGGCGGCATGAGGAGCTgcagagaaggaaagagcagGCCAGTGCTCGCCACTGA